In Thermomicrobiales bacterium, the genomic stretch ATCAAGACGCACAAATCGCCAGCTATCGGCGCGTGCCAGCTTGCCGCCGGAGCGGTGGGGCTGGCGGTCGCCAAGGTGGCCGAGGCGGAGGTGTTTGCCGCGGCTGGCTGTCGCGATCTGGCGGTGACCTATCCAGTGGTCGGCCAGGGGAAGTGGCGGCGGCTGGCCGAGCTTGCGCGCACCTGCAGGATCACTGTCAACGTGGAAAGCGAGATCGCGGCCCGCGGGCTGAGCGCGGCCGCAGTGGCGGCGGGCAGTGAATTGCTGGTTCATCTGGACATCGACATCGGTGCCCACCGTTGCGGAGTGCAGCCGGAGGACGCGGAGACGCTGGGACGGATCGTCATGGAACTGCCCGGACTGGGGTTGGAGGGAATCACCGGGTTTCGCACGGTCGCTTTCCCCGGCGCAGCGGGCCGCAGCCCGGACGAGCTCGGACGCGAGGAAGGGGAACTGTTGGTTCAGCTCGCGGAACGTTTGCGGGCAGCCGGATTGCCGATTCGCACCGTCGCGGGTGGTTCGACGCCGACGGCGCGCGCGGTCGCAACCGTCCCGGGTATCACTGAGGTTCGGGCTGGCACCTATGTCTTCGGCGATGGGTTGATGACGGTGTGGGGAGCGGTGGTCCCGGAGGAGATTGCGCTCACGGTGCTTTGCACGGTGGTCAGCCGTCCCTTGCCAGAGCGGGCCACCATCGACGGAGGTTCCAAGACCTTTGCCGGCGATATCGCGGCGGGCGCGGTGCCCGGGCTGGCGGGCCATGGGCGATCGGTGGACATCGACGGATACATCGAGGCGATGAACGAAGAACATGGCATGGTGCGTCTGGGTTCCGAGCGTGCCTGCGCGGTTGGCGACCGGTTGCGGTTCGTTCCAAATCACGTCTGCACGGCGGTGAACCTGGCCGACGAGCTGATCGGGATTCGGGACGGCAAAATCGTGGCCGTCTGGCCGATCGAAGCCCGCGGAAAACGCACATAGTCGCGAAGGGAACGCGGATGCGCATTCTGGTCGTAGGCGCGGGAGCGCTGGGCGGGTTCTATGGGGCAATGCTGGCGCGGTCTGGACATGAGGTGACCGTGCTGGCGCGGGGCGCGGCGCTGGAGGCGGCGCGCGCGCATGGTCTGCGGGTCGAGTCGGCGGCGTATGGCAGGTTCGCGCAACTGGTGACGGTGGTCTCCGACCCGTCAGACGCCGGTAACGTCGACATGATCTTTCTTGCAGTCAAGGCGTATGACCTCGATGCGACCGCGCGGCAGATCGCGCCGTTGGTGACCGATGGGGTAACGCTGTTGACGGTGCAGAATGGAATCGAGCATCCGTGGCAACTGGCCGAACTTGTGGGCGAGGCGGCTGTGCTGCCGGGAGTGATCTATATCTCGGCCACGGTGACTGCGCCGGGTGTGATTGCGCATGTTGGCGGTCCGGGATTGTTGCAGCTTGGCGATGCGTTCACGCCGAATCCGGAACGGCTCGAGCGAGTAGCGACGATGTTCCGCGACGCCGGGCTGCCGGTCGAGACCTATCCCGATCTCTGGCCGATGCTCTGGCGCAAGTTCGCGGCCATCTGCGCGATGAGCGGAGTGGCGGCATTGACCCGCTTGACGTTGGCGCAGATGTTCGCCGTGCCAGAAAGCCGGAAACTCTACCGGGATACGATGGACGAGGTGGTGCGCGTGGCGATTGCGCGCGGTGTCGCGTTGCCGCCAGACACGGCGGACGGGCTGATGGCGATGCTGCATGCGATGGCCGTGCTGCCCGAGCGAGGCTCGATGGCGTACGACTTGTTCGCTGGACGGCGTCTGGAGATCGAAACCCTGAACGGGAGCGCCGTTCGCCTGGGCGCGGAATCGGGCGTTGCAACGCCGATCAATGCGGTGATCACGGCGTCTCTGTTGCCGTACAAGGATGGGCCGCCAGCATAGGCAAAGACATTTCCGGTTGGATGGGACCGGTATACTTGGGACAGAGCGGTGGATCTGTGGCGGGAGAACGGCTTCCCGCAACTTTTCAGGAGACCCCCGGTCCGGCCTCCGGGGCAGACTCCCACCGCTCAAGCCTCGCTCTTTCGAATCCGAGACTGCACATTCCTCGATCGAATACGAAACATCGAAATCAGATTGACACTGCCATTTCGATCGCGGCCGATGATGACTGCCAACCAATGGGACTGCGACAACGGCACGTAGACCTGCCAGGTTGATTGGGATTTCGGATCGGGTATGGCGTACGCCCAGTTCGGCAGAAGGTTGTCCAGTTGTTCGTAATAGGCGATGTCGGGCTGATGGGAGTCGCGAATCTTTCGATCGACCGAGCGAGACACGCGTAGTATCGCAACCGGTAGATCGATATATCCCCGTAGGTCTTCCGGGATTCGTTTGCGCTGCGATACGATTTCCCACTCGACTTCTGGAAGATCGTCTTCGTCATCGTTCCTCGAGATGTCCTCGGGAGTGCTTCGTGTCAACAAAGCTCCTCTGGATCGTCGAGCAGGTCCATGGACACTCCAGATGGTGAACGGTCGTCGTATCAGGTGAGGTGCATTTTGCCGCAGGTCGAGTTCTGGATGCTGAGTTCATCCCTGTCCCGTGGAGCCACATGAAGCTCAGCCCGGTGGTTGAAGGGAATCTGGCGGCGTT encodes the following:
- a CDS encoding 2-dehydropantoate 2-reductase, which encodes MRILVVGAGALGGFYGAMLARSGHEVTVLARGAALEAARAHGLRVESAAYGRFAQLVTVVSDPSDAGNVDMIFLAVKAYDLDATARQIAPLVTDGVTLLTVQNGIEHPWQLAELVGEAAVLPGVIYISATVTAPGVIAHVGGPGLLQLGDAFTPNPERLERVATMFRDAGLPVETYPDLWPMLWRKFAAICAMSGVAALTRLTLAQMFAVPESRKLYRDTMDEVVRVAIARGVALPPDTADGLMAMLHAMAVLPERGSMAYDLFAGRRLEIETLNGSAVRLGAESGVATPINAVITASLLPYKDGPPA
- a CDS encoding alanine racemase, yielding MADSELLWPGIETPALLVDLDLMEANILRWQGVFDAAGVAFRPHIKTHKSPAIGACQLAAGAVGLAVAKVAEAEVFAAAGCRDLAVTYPVVGQGKWRRLAELARTCRITVNVESEIAARGLSAAAVAAGSELLVHLDIDIGAHRCGVQPEDAETLGRIVMELPGLGLEGITGFRTVAFPGAAGRSPDELGREEGELLVQLAERLRAAGLPIRTVAGGSTPTARAVATVPGITEVRAGTYVFGDGLMTVWGAVVPEEIALTVLCTVVSRPLPERATIDGGSKTFAGDIAAGAVPGLAGHGRSVDIDGYIEAMNEEHGMVRLGSERACAVGDRLRFVPNHVCTAVNLADELIGIRDGKIVAVWPIEARGKRT